The Balneola vulgaris DSM 17893 DNA window AAAGGACAGATTCATGAAGATATTTATCACAATACTCGCAAGTTTAGCAATGATACTATTACTCTCGGTGTGGACGGTTGCTCAGCCGGGATTACCAAGTGCACCTGCACAAGCCCCAATTGATGGTGGCCTCGGCTTACTAGCCGCAGCAGGTGGCGCGTATGCTTATAAAAAGCTGAAAGGCAACAAGAGTGAATCAGAGCATACCAATCTCTGATCTCTGAACCATAACTCTGAAGCACCCTTACTTTTGTGAGGGTGCTTTTTTTATGTTGGGTTGCCAACGCTTTTTCATTAACCTCCATCATGTTCAATTATATATGAGCTTATTTGCATGATTAAGGTCCATCAGATTACTAAATACTTCGGAACGCAACGAGCGTTGCATCAGGTGAATGTAGATGTACCCGAAGGTTCAACACTAGCCATCATTGGTCCTAGTGGTTGTGGTAAATCAACTTTACTGCGCATAATGATCGGTCTGATTACACCCGATGAAGGTGAAATTCATTTTGGGAAGGATAAGCTTGATAAAAAAAACACTGATGCGCTTAGAAAAAGAATTGGATATGTAATTCAAAAAGGAGGACTCTTTCCACACATGAGTGCTCGGAAGAATGTAACCCTAGCCGCTGAATACTTTGGGTGGTCTGAATCCGATATATCCCATAAAGTAAATGAACTAAGTGAGCTGGTTCATATTTCTACCAATCTATTAGATAAAAAACCTACCCAACTATCAGGTGGGGAAGCTCAACGTGTTAGCCTAATGCGAGCTTTGATGCTTGACCCAGATTATATTCTAATGGATGAACCATTAGGTTCGATTGACCCACTAGTTAGAAATGAAATGCAATCGGAGCTGAAAGAGATTTTCAGTAAGCTCAATAAAACGGTGGTGTTGGTGACTCATGATCTTGGAGAAGCCGCATATCTTGGGGATGAGCTATTACTTATGAAAGACGGAGGCGTAGTTCAGAGAGGCAGCATCAAAACCATTTTAAATAAGCCTGCCAATGATTTTGTAAGCGATTTTATCAATGCACAGCGTAGCTTGCTACATCAAGTGGAGCAAGAGTGATGAGAATTGCATGCATCAGTTTAGTTCTTGGGTTATTTCTTCCAATTGCTATCCTGGCACAGGATAATAACAAGGAAGTGGTAATTGGAAGTAAGCTCTTTACAGAGTCGGTAATTATTGGGGAAATCACCAATCAGCTACTAATAGATAATGGATATCAAACACAGTATAAGTCTCAGTTAGGGGGCACACGCATTTTATGGAATGCCTTGCTAGAAGGGGAAATTGATATCTATCCTGATTATACCGGAACCATTATCCAAGAAATATTGAATGGGCAAAATATAGATTCACATCAAGCCTTGAATGAAGTTTTAAAACCGTATCAGGTACAAGCTACTAAATCATTGGGCTTCAATAACTCCTATGCTATAGGTGTGAATAAAGAAACGGCAACACAAAGAGGTTTAAAAACCATATCAGATCTTGCGAAGCACCCGGATTTAAAGTTAGGCTTCAGCAACGAGTTTTTAGATCGAAATGATGGCTGGAAAGGACTTAGTGAGGCATATAATTTACCACATCAGCAAGTTACAGGTTTAGATCATGACCTAGCTTACCGTGGATTAGAAGCTGGAAATATTGATGCCATCGATCTCTATTCAACCGATGCTGAAATTCAATATTACGACCTTGCCGTACTTGAAGATGATCAAGGATTTTTTCCAGACTATCAGGCGATTATTCTTTACAGAATGGATATCGATGAATCTATGGTATCGCTTTTGGAAAGTTTAGAGGGTACTATAACCGAAAGCGAAATGGTGGCACTAAATGCTCAGGTTAAATTAGAAGGAGAGTCTGATGAGCAAGTTGCTGCAAACTTCTTAGATGATAAATTTTCTATCAAAAGTGAGGTGGTTCAAAGTACCGTGTGGTCGCGACTTTGGATCAACACTTTAGGTCACCTATATCTAGTAGGAATCTCTCTAACCTTGGCTATTATAGTGGCTATACCATTGGGTATCGCAGCGGTAAAGAATTCTTGGCTAGAAGGACCCTTACTTGCCTTTGTGGGGGTACTTCAAACCATACCGTCCTTAGCACTATTAGTATTCATGATTCCATTATTAGGTATAGGTTCTTTACCCGCTATGGCCGCCTTATTTTTGTATAGCTTACTACCAATAGTTAGAAATACTCATTCAGGTATAAAGGAAATCCCTGCCTCTGTGCAAGAATCAGCATGGGCCTTAGGGCTATCCAATCGGTTTATACTGAGGAAAATTGAGTTACCTCTCGCTAAACCAACCATTCTAGCGGGTATCAAAACTTCGGCGGTTATCAATGTGGGAACGGCAACACTTGGAGCGCTTATTGGTGCAGAAGGCTATGGTCAGCCAATACTAACGGGAATCAGACTAGACGATACTGCTTTAATACTTGAAGGCGCTATACCTGCCGCATTAATGGCATTGCTGGTACAATGGAGTTTTGATTTGTATGAATCGAAGTTCTCAAATTAATGGGAGTACAAGGGAATGAAAAAGTTTAGCGTACAACTCCTTGGTGGACTTTTTTGTATCTATTTGATGGTATGCGGGTACTTTTATTTTGTGCAAACCGAATTAATTTTTCGACCAGTTAAACTGCCTCCAAATACCAGTTATTCATATCCATTCCCTTTTGAAGAACGTATTTTTGAAACTCCATCGGGTGCAAGTATCCATGCTATTCATGCTTTTCAATCCGATTCGAGCAACAAATTGGTTTTATTCTTTCACGGAAATGCGAGTACTAATAAGACCTCTGCGCTGAAGTTTCAATTATTCTTAGATGAAGGTTTCGATGTGTTATATCCTGATTACAGAGGATTTGGTTTAAGTAGCGGTGACTTAAACAACGAAAAGGATCTCATTGAGGATATGCAATTTGTGTACTCTGAAATGCTCCATGAATATGAAGAAGATTCTGTATTTGTAGTAGGATATTCATTGGGAACTGGAATAGCTGCCCAAGTAGCTGCCAAAGAAAATCCCCGTGGACTCATGTTATGGACACCGTATACCAGTATCCTTGATATGAAGAATCAGAACTACCCGTTCTTACCCGATTTTCTAGTTCGTTATCCATTGCGAACAGATATAGCCTTATCCCAGATTGAGGAACCTATAACCATCTTCTTTGCTGAACATGACAGAGTACTTCCAATCGAACGCTCACTTTCGCTAAAAAAATATCTGAAACCGGGTGATCGAAGCTATATCTTAGAAGGGCAGGGACACCTTGGAGTGTACAGAAATCAAAGAGTTAAAGAACTACTACCAGATATTCTTAATAAGTAATTATCTATGAACGAATTATTGATCATCGCATCACTTTTAGTTGGCGCAATAGCCGGGTTTGCCATCGCATTTTTTAAAGGAAGATCAGAATCTTCACGATTGGAAGAGAGAAATGAAATGCTCACCAAGCAACTAGAAGAAAACCAATTAAAGCTTGATACGGAGATCAGTAGCTTTGAAAAAAAGATTCAAGAAGTACAGTCTTCAAAAGAAGAAGCGCTAAAAGAAGAGAGAAGGCATTCTTCGGAACTGGATAGAAATTTAGCAAGTTTAAAAGCAGAACATTCAGCACTTAAAGAACGATTAGACGAACAACGTGCCGAATTAGAAGACATGCAGGAAAAGCTAAAGGTTCAGTTCGAGAACTTGGCGAATAAGATTCTGGATGAAAAATCGGAGAAGTTCACCAAGCAGAACAAGGAGAGCTTGGATCAGATTTTGAACCCACTTGGAATTAAGTTAGATGAGTTCAAAAAGAAAGTAGAAGAGACTTATGAAAAAGGAACGCAAGAGCGTTTCACTTTAAAGGAGCAGATTCGCCAAATGGCTGATTTGAATCAGAAGATGAGTGAAGATGCTAAAAATCTAACAAAGGCTTTAAAAGGTGATTCGAAGGCTCAAGGAAATTGGGGAGAGGTGATTCTTGAAAGTATACTGGAGAAATCAGGACTTCGAAAAGACCAAGAATACTTCACGCAGCAAAGCCAGACTATGACAGACGGCCGTCGACTTCAACCTGATGTAGTCATCAAATTACCGGATGAGAAATTCTTGATCGTGGATTCAAAAGTATCATTAACAGCTTACGAGCGCTTTGCCTCGGCTCAAGATGTAAATGAAGCTCAAGCGGCGCTTAAGCAACATGTGAACTCCATACGTGCTCATGTGAAGGGTTTGAGTGACAAGAACTACACTCAATTGTACGAGAACAAAACACCTGATTTTGTCCTGTTATTTATTCCAATTGAACCTGCTTTTGGTGCGGCTCTTCAAACCGAACCAAATTTATATAACGAAGCTTTTGAGAGAAACATCGTTATCGTAAGCCCATCAACGCTGTTGGCAACGCTTTCAACCATTAATACAATTTGGAAGCGGGAATATCAGAAT harbors:
- a CDS encoding PID-CTERM protein-sorting domain-containing protein produces the protein MKIFITILASLAMILLLSVWTVAQPGLPSAPAQAPIDGGLGLLAAAGGAYAYKKLKGNKSESEHTNL
- a CDS encoding ATP-binding cassette domain-containing protein; amino-acid sequence: MIKVHQITKYFGTQRALHQVNVDVPEGSTLAIIGPSGCGKSTLLRIMIGLITPDEGEIHFGKDKLDKKNTDALRKRIGYVIQKGGLFPHMSARKNVTLAAEYFGWSESDISHKVNELSELVHISTNLLDKKPTQLSGGEAQRVSLMRALMLDPDYILMDEPLGSIDPLVRNEMQSELKEIFSKLNKTVVLVTHDLGEAAYLGDELLLMKDGGVVQRGSIKTILNKPANDFVSDFINAQRSLLHQVEQE
- the rmuC gene encoding DNA recombination protein RmuC; translation: MNELLIIASLLVGAIAGFAIAFFKGRSESSRLEERNEMLTKQLEENQLKLDTEISSFEKKIQEVQSSKEEALKEERRHSSELDRNLASLKAEHSALKERLDEQRAELEDMQEKLKVQFENLANKILDEKSEKFTKQNKESLDQILNPLGIKLDEFKKKVEETYEKGTQERFTLKEQIRQMADLNQKMSEDAKNLTKALKGDSKAQGNWGEVILESILEKSGLRKDQEYFTQQSQTMTDGRRLQPDVVIKLPDEKFLIVDSKVSLTAYERFASAQDVNEAQAALKQHVNSIRAHVKGLSDKNYTQLYENKTPDFVLLFIPIEPAFGAALQTEPNLYNEAFERNIVIVSPSTLLATLSTINTIWKREYQNKNALEIANRGGELLDKFTLFVDSMNDIGNRINQTQSSYDEAMKRLKTGRGNLIRQAEMLQELGAKATKQLPSSEEE
- a CDS encoding glycine betaine ABC transporter substrate-binding protein, which translates into the protein MRIACISLVLGLFLPIAILAQDNNKEVVIGSKLFTESVIIGEITNQLLIDNGYQTQYKSQLGGTRILWNALLEGEIDIYPDYTGTIIQEILNGQNIDSHQALNEVLKPYQVQATKSLGFNNSYAIGVNKETATQRGLKTISDLAKHPDLKLGFSNEFLDRNDGWKGLSEAYNLPHQQVTGLDHDLAYRGLEAGNIDAIDLYSTDAEIQYYDLAVLEDDQGFFPDYQAIILYRMDIDESMVSLLESLEGTITESEMVALNAQVKLEGESDEQVAANFLDDKFSIKSEVVQSTVWSRLWINTLGHLYLVGISLTLAIIVAIPLGIAAVKNSWLEGPLLAFVGVLQTIPSLALLVFMIPLLGIGSLPAMAALFLYSLLPIVRNTHSGIKEIPASVQESAWALGLSNRFILRKIELPLAKPTILAGIKTSAVINVGTATLGALIGAEGYGQPILTGIRLDDTALILEGAIPAALMALLVQWSFDLYESKFSN
- a CDS encoding alpha/beta hydrolase; amino-acid sequence: MKKFSVQLLGGLFCIYLMVCGYFYFVQTELIFRPVKLPPNTSYSYPFPFEERIFETPSGASIHAIHAFQSDSSNKLVLFFHGNASTNKTSALKFQLFLDEGFDVLYPDYRGFGLSSGDLNNEKDLIEDMQFVYSEMLHEYEEDSVFVVGYSLGTGIAAQVAAKENPRGLMLWTPYTSILDMKNQNYPFLPDFLVRYPLRTDIALSQIEEPITIFFAEHDRVLPIERSLSLKKYLKPGDRSYILEGQGHLGVYRNQRVKELLPDILNK